From the genome of Tenrec ecaudatus isolate mTenEca1 chromosome 1, mTenEca1.hap1, whole genome shotgun sequence:
ACTGGACTAGGAGTTGGGGGGGTGCCTCTGATAGTTTCTAGGGTTCTCTTAGCTTTAATGTTAGGTCATTCTAGCCAGCTCCTTTGATTTGAGACACAGCAATTCGGGTGAGTTGATCTTTCGACCTACAGTTTGGCTCTCTACATGTGATTGCATCGGGAACAATGACGGCCGCAGAGCCAACTTGGGGCCATTCGGGGTAGGGTCATTGCACCTGCCTCAGCCCAGCCATGTGTCAGTGCCCCGTGGCACCTTTCTGACCCCCTGGATCCTGTGGTTGTGCCAGGACAGCCACAGCTCAGGGACAGCTATGGGAGTGGCCTAAGGAAGGAGCTGGCCCtctgtttctgggctctgtggcCTTGGCCCCTCAGCCAGCTGACTCTTGCGCGGTGCCCCTTCTGCAGTGCTATCGAGATCACAACCTGGGTCGGAATGGCTCCGCGCCGGCCTTCCCACTATGTGCCATGCAACTCTTCTCGCACATGCACGCCGTCACCAGCACGGTCACCTGCATGAGGCGCAGCTCCATCCAGAGCACCTTCAGCATCAACCCAGGTCAGAGGCGACGGGGCCTGCTGGGCAGCGGGCGGGGTGTCAGGCTGGGGAATGTGGGCCAGACCAGGGatgggagaaatggaaacagctcTGACCAGGGTGAGCGGCTTATTCCCAAAGTGGTCCGAGGCTAAGAACACACCCCCCACCTCAAATCACTGCGGAGTGGATAAATTGACACCCACAGACCCCGGGGTAATCACCCAAGaagcccaccaggcctcctccataCGCCCCCACCGCCTCACTCCTACTACGCTGTTTCTCTTCCTGCTCAGAAATCGTCTGTGATCCTCTGTCTGACTACAACGTCTGGAGCATGCTTAAGCCTATAAATACATCTGGGACATTGGAGCCTGACGACAAGGTTGTGGTTGCTGCCACCCGGGTGAGTGTTGGCGCTGGAACAGGGCGGGCAGGGCTGGCACGGGCAGGGCTGGCGGGGCCTCTCTGGGGCAGATCCGATTTCTGAGTGATTACCCGGAGGCAACTCAGATGGAGAGAGAGCCAGACTGCAGCAGGCTCCACTTCCAGCATTGCCCTGGCCCCGCACATGGCCTTGACTGGAACAcaggaggctcagggcctggctctCCAATCCGACAGTAACATGTGCCTCCCTTGCCTTCCCCACTGCGGCGCCAGCTGGACAGCCGGTCCTTCTTCTGGAATGTGGCCCCGGGGGCCGAAAGCGCTGTGGCCTCCTTCGTCACCCAGCTAGctgcagctgaagctctgcagaaGACACCCTCTGTGGCCACCCTGCCCCACAATGTCATGTTTGTCTTTTTCCAAGGCGTAAGTTTTCTAGAGTGGGGTAAGGGCGgggagtggggggtaggggtgacTGGTGCTTTTTGAAGCGCCGTGCATAAGGGCTGGTGAGGAATGGTGTCACAGCCCCAGGCCTGCACTGTCCGTCAGCAGAGAGCCCCAGGGGTGCCCATTCCCATGTGTATTCTCTTCAGATTCCCTGCTTTTAGGAGGCCTTCATGCCCCGATGGTGAATTTGCGTACTCTCCCTTCCCCGCAGCCTCACTTACAAAATCCACCTAGGCAGGAGTCCTTTCACATTCTCCGGGCTCCCGCCTCTTCCACTGGCAGCCCAGCCtgggcctagagcagtggttctcaaaccttcctaatgccacgaccctttcatagagttcctcatgttgtggcccccaaccataacattattttcgttgctacttcataactgttattttgctactgttatgaatccggggacccctgtgaaaaggtcatttgacccctacaGGGGTcgagacctacaggttgagaactgctggcctcaGGTGAGcacaggagctggggctgggctggCAGGGAGAGTGGGTCGTGAAACAGCCTCGCAGCAGCTGATGCTGGCAGGAGGCCTTCACCAAGGCGGCTCCCCCGGACCTGGGCGCGGGTCCTGTGATGTGCACATACTCGTGAGGGAGTgtcagctggggtgggggtggaggagggcacAGTCACAGGACTGTGGAAGCCGGCCATCGGTCTGGATGATCACGGAGACAGTAGGCTTCTTGTCTCGAGTGTCGATGGTCTGGCTGTTCTTAGGACTGCCTTAATGTTTGGCACTTATGTTCTCCTTCCtcgccttccccccgcccccctttcaGGAAACTTTCGACTACATTGGCAGCTCCCGAATGGTCTACGACATGGAGAAGGGCAAGTTCCCTGTGAAGTTAGAGAACATTCACTCGTTTGTGGAGCTGGGACAGGTGTGTGGGGCGCGTGCACGCGCATGTGTGTCCCCTTCCTACTTCAAGTGCCCTCTGTTCTGTTGTCCTCACTGCAGGTGTCACCTcccgccccctctccctcccgCGCCCAAACCAGAGACTGACGTTAACTGttgcttcttcctcctcccccaggtGGCCTTAAGGACTTCGCAGGACCTCTGGATGCACACGGACCCCATGTCTCAGAAAAATGACTCTGTAAAGAACCAGGTAACCAGAGCATCTGTCTCAGCACCTCAGAACGTGAGCGCCTGCTCTGTCTTCAGTGTGTCCCAGAGCCGGGCCAGCATGGCTGGAGCCTTCGTTGCAGAGCACATGAGCATCGCTCATTATGTCCGTGACGGGTTTCCTTCCATCCTTGCTGCCCTGCCCGGACCCTAGGGGTACTGGTGTCCCTCCTCAAACTGGCCTCACTACTGCTGaagaccctccccaccctcctggtcCAGCTTAGCCTCCAGCATCCTTGTCGCATGAAGTCCTCTTCCTGCTACACCCGCCTTCAGCCTCAGCCCTGCCCTGGGCTCCAGTAGTGCTTACTACATGGGTTACCCATCAAGCATCCAACCCGCTGCTGTGCCAGCTTATTTGCCCCTGAAATTCTACACAATAGATGAATAGTTAATGAGCATGTGGCAGAATACGTACGTACTAAAGAAAGCAGGTTTTGCTTGGAAACATGAAGAAACACGGGCTCGTTCCTTCTCTGGGCCCTAATTTTCTTCTCCACAATGGTGAGGGAGGGACTGCAGGAAATTCAGAAAGCCTTGGTCCCCCGAAGCGTCAGAAATTTAGGTCAATGAGGCATTGGTTTTGCTTCCCACCAAGGGAAGCTCCCTAAGCAGGGGGCTTGAAGTTTAGGGCCCCTCAAGCTGGTTCCCCAGCAGCTTGCCGTCAGCTCCACCCTTGGTCTCCCCAGGTGGAGCAGCTCCTGACCACACTGGAGACTGTCGCTACTGGAGTCCCTGCTGTTGTCCTTCAGAGGCCCAGTCAGTCGCAGCCGCTCCCGCCGTCTTCTCTGCAGCGGTTCCTCCGAGCTCAGAACATCTCTGGTGTAGTTCTCACTGACCACTCTGCCGCCTTTCAGAATCGGTGAGTCACCAGGCCCCATCCCTGCTTCGTCCTGGAAGCGTCAGAAGTCTCTTCCATGTGAAACAACACCACCCGCTGCCTCTCGCTCGCTCCACATCACCCACTACAGATCCTTGGGTTAGTTTGCGTTTTTTTCAAGGAGCCTGTTCACCCCTGACCTGATCCCCTCATTTGACTTGACGCTTGTCTTAGACAATGCTGCTTGCGTCAGCAGGCCCTCTGCCCTGGAGCTCTCCTCAGGGCTGCCAGCAGAGGGCAGCGTCTCCAACCAGAGCTCCTTGCAAGAATGTTGGTGGCTTTGGGCTGCAGGACCAGGGAGCCTGCCCCTGGCTAGGGCCTGCCCAGAGGACGCTGCAGACAATACTCAGACCCTGGGCCAGGTGACATGTTCGTTCTTACTCCCACACTGGCCCATTGTGAGAGTAAAAGTGTCCCCTGCAAGTGAGGTGGCTCCAAAGAGAAGTGAGGCTCTCTTTCCTGGCCGTGGACGCCCCCACACTCTCCCTACCTTGAGTACCAGGGACATCTTAACTGAGGCTGACTCACTGAGCTCCCAACCTCCGGGAGGGGTTTCTGAGTAAGCATTTAGAAGCTCTGCTTCGCTGACCCCAATTGTGGCAGATAAGCACAGCTGTGGTGTGAGGGGTGATTTGGACTAGTTTATGTAGCCACCTTGATTCTTTGTGGCACGGACATGTATTGATGGTGAAGACTGGGAGCTCACCTGTCTGAACCCCTCTTCTGAGATCTCTCCCCTCGGGGCTTCCTGAGGAGGTTCATGGTGATTTGCTCCTGTGACCATACCCAGTGCTGCCACCTGCTGACCTCctctcccagcccagcccagccttgCCTTGCCCAGGTAAATGCCGACTGGAACAGCCCTGAAGGAGGCAGTGCTTCAGGGGTGAGGCCCTGGCATTTTCCAGGCTCTGAAGCGCTGCTTAACCAGTCTGCCACGTCCCCAACCCAAACCATCCAGAAGCCTCTCGGTGACTACAGGTGTCTTGGGAAGGAAAGATTCCCACATTCAGGCctcatccccctctccctccttgtATGTCAGGAGGCTCTTTGTATTTAACGAACTACTCTCACCTCTCCATTTTACACGCCTTCAACCCCCTTGTACCCACTGACAacatgttggttctgactcatggagaccccattgGACCAAatagaattgctccttagggCCTCTGAGACAGTAAGTCTctatgggaatagagagcctcatctctctcccacagagaggctggtgggttcaaactgccaaccttttgattagcagccctgCACTTAGCTCGCTGTGCCATGGACTCCGTATTCCTTTGATGTGCCATCCTGGTTTCTGTCCCCCTTTCCCCTAGAGGGTGAAAAATGAGGTACCCAGCTACTGCAGAAGGGACATTGATGGGTGGGAAGGTGCAGGGCCTTGTCTGTATGTTGCCCAGAAAGACTCACCGCCTTTTCCTGGCAGCTATTACCAGAGCATTTATGACACCGTGGAAAACATTAACGTGAGCTACCCTCCCCAGCTGAGCCCTGAAGAGGATCTCGACTTTGTGACAGACACTGCTCAGGTAGCGCTGACCCTGGCTCAGCTGTGGGGGTGCGGATGAGGGGACACACGGTGAAGATGGCTAGAAGGTTAACATTTGAGGGAACAGAGGCTGGCGGGCCACTCATCGCCCCCTCACCTCCCGTAGGCCCTGGCAGACGTGGCCACGGTGCTGGCACGGGCGCTGTACAGACTCGCGGGAGGAATCGCTTCTGTCGACTCAATTCGTGCTGATCCCAACACGGTAAGAGCAGATGAGCCTTAGCTTCTTCCTGGCTTTGGATATGCGGCAGGCTGCCCcatcctttctgtctcttgcccaGTCTCCCAaacccagggctctggcagcctcTCCCTGTCACTGAGAGCTCCTGAGTCGGCCTTACTGATGCGCTGAGGGCTCTGCCACCCCAGAGTCTCTCTGGCCGGTCTGGCTTGTGCCCTGTGCCAGCGGCCCCATGTCGCAGCGTTCTCGCTTCCCTTCCCCTGTTCCGTGCCTAGGTTAACCGCTTGCTCTTTGGGTTCCTGGTGAAAGCCAACAACTCCTGGTTCCAGTCTCTCATCCGGCAGGACCTCAAAGCCTACCTGGGTGAGCGCTTGGTGTGGGAATGGGACTCCGAAGGTAAGGAGAGGGACAGAGAAGACACTGTCATTCTGATTTTAACCTGTGCTCTTATGGTTCTTTTTCCTTCCACTGCCTCTTGCCCTCtgtccctgcctttctcctgatgTCGGTTGTATCCTTTCCTCTGGACCTTTCTGCCTCCTGCCATTCCTCATGCTCGTCCTCTCTccgcccacccccactcccatcttCCACCCACCAAATCTCCCCATCAGGCGGCGGGCCTCTGCAACATTACATCGCCGTTTCAAGCCCCACCAACACCACTTACATAGTACAGTATGCCTTGGCAAATTTGACTGGCACGGTGATCGACCTGACCCAAGAGCAATGTCAGGACCCAAGTAAAGTCCCAAATGAAAACAAGGATGTGAGTGGTAGTGGCCTGAGGGCCCCGCTCCCCTTGGGAGAGTTGGACAATCCCCTTCACCCCGTTGGACCCAGGGGATTGGGATGGAGAGGGGAAGGATGTGCCCTGTGAACCTGAGTGGGGGAGAGGCAGTAGCCTGGGTCtccagggtggagggagggagtttGGAGAGGCTCACCTCAGCGCTGGGCTGTGGTCTCTCTGTCATCCCGTACAGCTCTATGACTACTCGTGGGTTCAGGGCCCTCTGAGTTCCAATGGGACGAGCCGGCTACCCCATTGCGTGCGCTCCACGGCCCGACTGGTCAGGGCCTTGTCACCTGCCTTTGAACTGAGGCAGTGGAGCTCTACTGAGTACTCGACATGGACCGAGAGCCGCTGGAAAGATATCCGGGCCCGAATATTTCTGGTAGCCAGCAAAGAGCTCGAGGTAAGGTCGCGGGAGGAAGGTGGCAGGGATCTGATTCACCTCTTCCTTTTGCCTCACGTCTCAGATCTCTTTGCTGCACCTCCTGAGCAGCAAAAACCAACGGCCAATCTGTCCCTAGTGAGCCAGCACGTCAATCCTGCAGGAAGCTTGTCTTCCCTTATAGCTGGAGTTGTGCATTCATTCTGGCCATAGGCCCCCATGAGACCCGAGGAGAAACTCCATTCCCTCTAGGTCCCAGGTTGCCCCGCCGTGGTTCTTCCTCCCATTTGGCACTTCCATCTGCCGGAGGATGCTTTGAGAACACATTCCCCCAACAGAAATCCCCTCCTCTTCTAGAGGTGAGAAGTCCAAAAGGAGGATGCATGCAGGGCCGTGCTCTCCCCAAAAGCGCTAGCGGAGCATCCTTTTCTGGTCTCTCCAGCTTCCCCCAGGTGCCAGGAGTCCTTGCCATTCCATGGCTCATGGCAGCATAACTCCCATCTCTGCCTCCGTCATCACACGGCGCTCTTCCCGTGTGTCTGTGTCCAAATGTCCAGCCATTAGATTGGGGCCCACCTCAATCCAGTAGAAATCTTAACCTGATTACAGCTGCCAAGACCCAGTTTCCAAATAAGATCACCTTCGCATGAAAcaatccaaactccctgccaccgagcctgtgtcaacccacagtgaccctgtgggacaggtagagctgcccctgccagtttctgagacagtcactctgTACGGCaaaagaaagccccttctttctcccttggagctgctggtggtctccagTTTTGGATCCCAAGCGCAGCCGAGCGTGGAGCCACGACCCCCTCCGGGTGCCTTCCCCCTTCACACAGGGAGACACGGTCCAATGCACACGTTAGGACGGCTCTGTCTCACGTTTCTTGAGCACCTGTCACAAATAAGCCCGTGATGTAAGAGTGCCACGAGAGAGCAGCCCCTGGGTTCTACCTCCAAGGGGCCCCAAGCCCAAGTCAGACGAGGCGTGTGCAGGGCCAGGGACACCTTTCTTTTCGAACCAGGAGATGAAATCTCCGCTGGGAGGCCGGTGCTCACTCAGAATCGCCAAGTGCCTGGTGCGCAGCACCAGCGTCTGATGGCCTGGTTCCTAGCTCCAAAGCATGATCCCCAACTGCACTGCGTCTGAGAACGGCCAGTGTCTCACCCACCCGCCCCACTCCCCTGCAGTTCATCACGCTGATGGTGGGCTTCGGCATCCTCGTCTTCTCGCTGGTCGTCACCTACTGCATCAACGCCAAAGCCGATGTCCTTTTCCTGACTCCGCGGGAGCCGGGGGCTGTGTCTTACTGAGGACCACGACTGCTGCTTTTCCTGCCGCCTCTACTGTTCACTTCCTGTGTGGCTTGTCCCACAGGGACCGAATCCCTAGTCTCTCACTGGAACTTCTTGGGGCCTGGCTCAGACTGCGACCCCTCTAAAGGACTGGCACTGTCCAAAAGACACAAGGAGAGAGAAAAGCAAGccgcctccctcccttcccatcccctgcttcctcctttcctgccccttcccgtTTCCGGGCCTGCTGGGAGAGCCGTCTGGCTCCTGTTGGACTCCCTAGTGCCCGTCGTAGGTTTGCTCCTATTCAGGgcctcttttctgctgtttgtgtcCTGTCTGGGTCTACCcactgctccccccgcccccattcccgGCACTCAGCCACCCTCTGCCTAGGAAGAAGGGCACGAGGGCTTGAGTGCCAGGATTGGAATCTCGAACTGTGAGGAACCTCAGGAGGTCCAGAGGGGCCGAGCTGGGGCCGAGCCTGATGGCTCCTCCCGGTCGCCCTTCCTACAGGCCGTCAGACGGCACACCAGGGTGGGCGTGCTGCTGGGTGGGTATCCCACCTCTAGCCCACTGTGGTCAGTTGTACTTTTTATTAAGCTGTAAtatctattttttgttgttttctttctctctctctccttttgtaaatatataaataatgagTTTCATTAAAATAGATTGTCCCGTACAACACGTGCCATTACCAGTTATTCTTTTCCGGCCCTTTGGTCAGTGGCCCTGACTTCGTGAGATTGCTCCTTCACGCACTCCATTTTCTGGAGGCCCCCAGGGCCGTCTCTGAGACGCAGCTGATGTGCTGTAAGAAGGGCTATGAGCAGGCCCTGCTGCCCTCTGTGCAGAACTCTGTCCGGCAGACAGTCTCAGGGAGACAGGACAGAGGTGAAGACACGCACAACAGAGCGAGGGATTCATGGGCCTGGAGGCGGCTTGGAGCCACACTgcacagaggagaggagaggaggcatTGAGCTTGGGGTTTGCAGAGCTCCCCAGACTGGAAGcacagggtggagggaaggtgcatTCTCCTCTGGGAAACGGGCTGTGTGGTGTGCCGGGGCCAGGTTGTGAAATCGCTGGTGGCCTGCCGAGGAGTTTGGGCTTTCTGTAGAGGAGCGGCTCTTGAAAGAACACTACCCCAGTGGCTCTGGGGTGTTTAAGAAATGCTCTGAGTAAAAGCTATGCCCAACCACCTCCCCTAGCTGAGGGCCCAGAGACACAGCACCAGGGTCAGCGCAGGGACCCCCGAGCACTTCCTTTTCAAGTCCCACTGGGCTGGGCGGAGGCGATGGGAGTTCCTCCAGGTTTCACCTCCCTGAGTACCCCTAGTAGGCATGTTAGGGGTTCTGGAGGATATGGGTGTAGACCCTGCCACATCGCCCACCCCGGCCCTCCGCGCTCTGAGCTGAAGAAGCTGTGCGCTGTGCTGGCGGGAGATGTGCACAGCTGCCACCATCGTCTGGGCGTGCTCCACGCCTCCCTCGGCCAACAGGTCTCCCTGAGGACAGAGCAGTAAGCTCCCTCTTCCCGCTGGCAGCCTCAGGAAGCAGAGGAGTGGCTGGCTATCAGTGAGGGGGCTGAGCAGGGGTGCAGAGAGGACTGGGAGAATCCAAAGGATGGGGGCGTGGATGGAGAGAGGAACAATATGGGTGAGCTGCAATACACTGGTCTCAGCCCAGGGCAGGCTTGCATCCCCATCattccacccctcaccccccaaaacaCAACCAATACTGGCTTCTCTTTCTATGGTTCTTGGAGAGGGCTGCCCCCCTGGAAGGAACCACAGACAAcccgctggggctcccaaacactCTCCGGTCCCCCCTCTCCCTTTGAAAGGCCGTGGATCTGGCTCCTACCCAGGTACCTCCTTGAGACTGGGTGGCAGCATCTTAAAGGGTGCAGGCTTTTTCACTCCTTCGCCTTCATCTGTCTCCCTGCCCAGTCCTAGGCTCTATGAAACTCTGTGCCTTCTGAAATCTCATTTTccacgccctccctccctcatggcttgtctgtccccccaaccccctgtccATTGCATGCTTACACAGTACCTTCTCAGCCTCCTTAACTGCTTGGAGAGTTGAATTACCAAGCACCCCCATCACCCCAGGACCCTGCTGTCCCTATTACTGACACTTCGTCTCTCAAGACCAACACCAAGGACTTGCTTGCCAGCTGGTGTCTCCTCTGGCTGCTTTGGCTAAAGGGGCTTGCTATCTTCTGTCTCCTACATCTAGGTCACCTCCCCCAAAGGCACCTCCAGGGAGGCGATACTGTCACCAGCCTGGTGCCCTGTACTGAGCTGCCACCTTGTTCACTGGGGCTTTGTTTCTTCGAGGGGGCACGTAGTATAAGATGGCAAAATTGTGCGCATGCGCTATTTGATAGATGGGGGAAATGGTAGCCCAGGAGGGGGCTGGCAtgattgcccaaggtcacacggcCAATTAGAGACAGTGCTGGGACAGGACGAGGACTCTCTCTGTGCAGACATCCACAGCAGACTCGATGGGCATGGGACTCTATCCAGCTTCATAAAAGGGTGTGAGATATGGCCCCTGTCCTTGGAGACAGGATTTGGAGACTTAATGGCGCGATGGGATGTGACAAAAGCTATCTACAAGCAGGCGAGGCGGCATATGCTCCGTGAGGACCCACTGCTGAAAGCTCCAGAGGTCCAGTTCTGCTTGGGCAGGAGCTTGTCGGGGTTGTGGGAAGCGCCGCAGTGCAGATTTTCTGGTCTGTCACTAAGTGTTCCAGGGAACCTTGAAAGGGCAGTGTCCCTCTCTGGGTCCCAGGGTTCTCCTCGGTTAAGTGAGAACAGGGATGCTCTCCAAGTTCCCTTCTGGCCACAGCAGTCTGGCCCAGTGGGGAGAGCTGGAGTCACAGAGAGCTGACCCTCTTCAAGGGCTCAGGCCTCACATGAGCTTTCCAAGGGAGCGCTGGAGTTCAGCCTAGAGAGGGAAGCCCTTTTCCTCTCAGGGGCCAGTAGGGATTTGGGGGAAACTATGCTGTGTCTGACAGAAACGAGGTCCCATTCCTCAGCAGCTGACCTGCAGAGAAAGCTTGACGGGTAGCTGACCTTGAGCTTGCGAGAGACAGCGACCCTTggcaggccagggtcaaaatggGCCTTGGGTGGGCGGTCTGAGTTTTCTTCCTGACTCCAGACACTCAGAGGCACTGCCCCGCCCGGCCAGCCCTGGTCCCCACCCAGAAGGGCAGGCTGAGAGCAGGAGAAGCCATTCCTTGGAATGATGCAACTCTCTGTAAGAGTTGCCAGCCTCGCCGCGCTCCGGGGGATCGGGGGCTGGGGGCTTGGACCCTAGAGTCCCTCATCTGTGCCCCCACGCTCAGCTCAGAAAGAGTCGGAGGAActggcaagaaagaagaaaagacggGAGGGTGTCAAAGAAAGAGAGCAGTTCAGCTAAATGGAGGAAGTAGGGAACGCTAGTGGGGCtgcaggaggaagaggcaggCCGTGGGAGTGAGCCTGGGGGGCTGACGGGTGGAGAAAGACCGGGCAGGCGTGGCCAGGAGGGGAGTGGGCCCAGCCTGGTGGTGACAGATGGACGGACACAAAGAGAAGAGCGGAGGGAAGACAGATGGATGggcgagggggaggggagaggagactgAGGGGCACAGTGGTCGGGGCCATAATGAGATTGAAGATGGGCTCCGAGCTGAGGGGTGGTGAGTGGAAAGAGGAGAGGGCCCTGCCCGAGGAGACAAAAGCAGCCAGGCCTGGGGGCCAGAGGCGAGGGGAAGGGCCGCTTCCAGCCAGGCTGGGAGcagacagaatgccagattgtgcAGCGAGTCCGAGTGGAGACCCGCCGTCCCCTTGTAGAGGCGCAGAGAGATGCAGACGGAGACCTGCAGAAACGGAGCCGGACAGACTGATACAGGCCATGTGGAACCAGACTAGGAGGGAAGCCCCAGGATGGAAGATGGGAAGAGGCCTGCTGCCACTTTCCAGTCA
Proteins encoded in this window:
- the NCSTN gene encoding nicastrin encodes the protein MATARGAWEAVPGCQGLLRLLFFCVLLAGVCRGNSVERKIYVSLNRTAPCVRLLNATHQIGCQSSISGDTGVIHVVEREEDLQWVLTDGPNPPYMVLLEGKLFTRPLMEKLKGRTKRIAGLAVSVAKPSPPEGYSPSVQCPNDGFGVYSSSEFAHCKVVQWNPLGNGLAYEDFSFPIFLLEDENETNVIKQCYRDHNLGRNGSAPAFPLCAMQLFSHMHAVTSTVTCMRRSSIQSTFSINPEIVCDPLSDYNVWSMLKPINTSGTLEPDDKVVVAATRLDSRSFFWNVAPGAESAVASFVTQLAAAEALQKTPSVATLPHNVMFVFFQGETFDYIGSSRMVYDMEKGKFPVKLENIHSFVELGQVALRTSQDLWMHTDPMSQKNDSVKNQVEQLLTTLETVATGVPAVVLQRPSQSQPLPPSSLQRFLRAQNISGVVLTDHSAAFQNRYYQSIYDTVENINVSYPPQLSPEEDLDFVTDTAQALADVATVLARALYRLAGGIASVDSIRADPNTVNRLLFGFLVKANNSWFQSLIRQDLKAYLGGGPLQHYIAVSSPTNTTYIVQYALANLTGTVIDLTQEQCQDPSKVPNENKDLYDYSWVQGPLSSNGTSRLPHCVRSTARLVRALSPAFELRQWSSTEYSTWTESRWKDIRARIFLVASKELEFITLMVGFGILVFSLVVTYCINAKADVLFLTPREPGAVSY